From the genome of Patescibacteria group bacterium:
CATCACCGTCCGGGACTGGAAAACCTGCTTTTTAATCTTTTCGCTTCGGATAAATTCGAGTTTGTGACGGTTTCAGAGGCAAGAGAAAAGTTTAAGGATAAAGGGGAACAGTTTGATCCTGTCCCTTGTTCTTGGGCTTCAAGCCAGGAAGAAATTGACAAAAACGAACCTTTTTATCTTTACTATCGCCAGAAAAACAGAATCCATGTTCTTTTAAAACAATTACTTGACTTGGCGATTAAAGTGGCTGGGGAAGCGAGAGGAGAGGAAAGAATCATGCTGGATCGGGCAGAATCGTGTAACGCTTTTTGGTGGGCTAACCCTGATGCCTGGTGGAGTATTGAGGAAATCGAGGTCGGCGCTTTTAATTTAAAAAATGTTGTTGAAAAGACGCCAAGTGCTGATGCTTCTAAAAAAGAAGAGGCGATCCGTCTTTATCAGGACATCATGGCCCAGGCTTTTTCTTGGCAAAGAGAAGGCGTCGTGCACAAGCTTCACGCTGAAAAACAGGCCTGGATTAAAATTCCTTTTAAGAAAAGAGCCAAGCCCGGAGAATACGAAGCGATTATTGAGATTTTGAAAAAAGAAATGGCTAAGGCTATCTCCAGGCAGGAATTTGAACAGGCGATCAGGTGGCGTGATTCGCTTTATAAGCTGGAACACGGTTTGGATATTTATAATCTGATTCATGTCGTTGATCAATTGCGGGCCGAAGGCAGGTTGGGAGAATACGCGAAATTAGCGGAAAAATATAAGAAAAAATATCAGAAAATCGCTCCCGGACAACCGGAATAGAGATGTTTTTGAGTCGGCGGTAACGAATTTTTCCATAACCGCGACTCAGTCTATTCCTAAAAGCTATGGCAGAGCACGTAATTGAGATTGATAATATAGTTATTGCCATAAGGCGGTATTTCAAAATTGTTACGCGTCGCCTCTTTACTATATTAATTTAGAATGTTAGATTTTTCGAAACTTGGTTTTACGAAAATCAAAGACCTTAAAGCCGGCAGCGTTTTTTTAGTCAAAAACGAAAAGGGTGAGCTTTTTGCGCTCAAACAAAACCCCGCGGCCGAAAGGATTGTTAAATTCTCCAAGCGGGTTCATCAGGACGGCGGCGCTTTGGCTGATATCGTCCCGCAATTTTGGGCAAAAGACGGTTGGTTTTGGCTGGAATTTCTGCCTTGGCCTTTGGCCGGCGACACGGTTAAAACTCATGGCCTAAGTCAAGAAGCGTTGAATTTGATTAATCCCGAGAAGCTTGCCAGAGCCGAAAGCCAATTACAGAAAATGACTTTTAAGGAAGAAGGGATGGAAACGCGGTCGGCCGATTTTTACCTCGGAAATATCATTGAGACCAAAGAAGCCCTGGATCAGGAGTTCGGCCGGGGATTTTTCGACAAGGTCCTAAACTTTCTTCTTGCCCAAAAAGAAATTATTGATAAATATAGCCTGTTTTTAGCCAATGGTGATCCTCATCCGCAAAACATTATGTATAAAGAGCAAAATTTTGTCCTGATTGACTGGGACCTTCTTCATTTTAATAATCCGGCGTGGGATTTGACGGATTTTTATCTTTGGGGCTGGCGCCGTAGCAATTGGGGAGATAGACTGCTAAAAGAGTATAAAAAGAGCATATCGATGCCGATTTCTGATTTTGAAACGATTTTTGGTTTTGATCTGGTTTACCTAGCCAGTCAGCTGGTAAAACACGCTCTTCTTATTAAGGCTCCTGTCGAATTTATGGAGGCGCAAAAGAAAATTTTGCTTGAGAAAATAACATTCTCCCTGCCATAAATTGCAGGGTTTCACCCTTAAGGGAGAATGTTTTCTTTGCTTCAATTCATCCTCGCAATAAATTGCGAGGTATTCTTGAAGCGCCGAATAAAATGAAAGTCTTATATTGTGCTTCTGAAGTCGCGCCGCTTATTAAAGTTGGCGGTTTGGGTGACGTGGCCGGGAGTCTGCCCAAAGCTTTGGCAAAACTGGGCGTCGAAATAAAAATTATGGTTCCCCGCTACGAAGATGTCAAAATCCCCGGCTCTCAAGAGATTAAAGTGGCGAATCTTGTGGTTTCCTTTGCTGGCCAGGCGGAACAAGTTTTTGTTTGGCAGATAAATTTGCCGAAAACCACGATTCCGGTTCTGCTCTTGGAAAATAATCAATATCTTTCTAAAGACGGTCATCAGGCCTTTACCGGAACGGTAAGTGAAGTTACCCGTTTTGCTTTTTTCTCAAGGGCGATTGCCGAATATGTTAAATTACAAATGGGAGAGACAAATAATCGTTTTAATCTCCTTCATCTTAATGACTGGCATACGTCTTTGGTTCCGCTTCTATTATCCGGTTCCTGTCCGCCCCCAACCGATCATCTCCCGTCTCTTTTAACCATTCATAATCTTTCTTATCAGGGAATTGCGCGGGTTGATCTTTTACAAAAGCTTGATCTTCAGGCTGATGCCTGTGAGTTTCTTAAATGGGACGCGCAAAACAGCGACATTGACCTTTTAATGGAGGGGATCAATCACGCTGATTATGTGAATACGGTTTCGCCAACGTACGCTCAAGAAATTTTAACGCCAGAGTTCGGCTGGGGGATTGAGGGAGTTTTGCAGAAAAAGACTTCGAAACTGAGCGGCATTTTAAACGGTATTGATACGGAAGTTTGGGATCCGTCACGGGATCAGCTCATTAACAAGCAATATGATCAATCTAATTATCAAATGGCAAGAATCGGCAATAAAAAAGCTCTTCAAAAAGAATTGGGGTTGTGGGTAGATGAAAGAATTCCCGTTTTGGCTTTTGTCGGCAGATTAGAACCGCGCCAAAAAGGGCTGGATATTCTTTACCAAGCTTTGGAAAAACTGCTGGAGCGGGAAAATCTGCACTTTATTCTTTTAGGTACCGGTGACCAGAGTTGGCAAAAAAAATTTCAAGCCCTAGCCGCTAATTCCGGTAATAAAATGGTTATGGTTGATCGCTTTGATGAACGTTTGGCACACGAGATCTACGCCGGAACGGATTTAATTTTGGTTCCTTCTAAATTTGAACCCTGTGGTTTACCCCAAATGATTGCCATGCGCTATGGCGGTTTACCCATCGTGCGGAAAACCGGTGGTCTAGCCGACAGTGTTCTGGATAAGCAAACCGGTTTTGTTTTTGAAGAATATTCTGCTTCGGCGCTGCTTACGACGATAAGACGAGCCCTTTTAACTTATTTTAAACCCAAAGAATGGGAACAAATGGTTACTTCGGCGATGAATCAGGACTTTTCCTGGGATAAAAGTGCCAAATCTTATTTAGAGCTTTATCATAAAGTAGCGGCTGCAAATAAATAGACGTTGCATCGTTAAAAATCTTTAGCTATTATTAAGGTATGGCTAAATTTGTTCCTGACGTCAAAACACAACGGTGGGTTGTTATTGCCCCGAGTCGGGCCTCGCGGCCTTCTCAAATTCGTGAAGAAGAAAAAGCCAGCCAAGTTGTCAAAAAAGGTGACTATTTTTGGCGTGGTGATTGTCCCTTTTGCTATGGTAATGAAGGAATGACACCACCGGAGATTTACCGTTGGGGGAAAAGCACCCCTAACGATAACCAGTGGCTGGTCAGAGTCGTCCCTAATAAATATCCGATTACCGATACCCACGAAGTGATTATTCATTCTCCCGATCATAAATTTGATTTAAATGATTTACCTTTGGAGCAAGTAAAAATTATTTTAAAAGTTTATCGTGAGCGCTACCGTCGTTTAACGCAAACCGGACAGGTTTTAATCTTTAATAATAAGGGTTTAAGATCAGGAGAATCCTTGCTTCATCCCCATTCACAGGTTGTGGTTTTTCCCAGACAGATAAGACTTGACGTTTTACCCTTGGAACCGGTCCGCAATATCATTCTTGATAATTCTCATTTTGTGACGTATTGCCCCGATTTTTCTCAGTGGCCGTATGAGGTTTGGATTGCCCAGAAAGAATGCATTCAGTCGGAACGGAAAAACGGTTACACCTTTGGTGATTTATCTGACGCTTGCCTTGATGATTTGGCGAAAATTTTGCAGGATGTTTTGAAAAAATTGCTATTTCTCTTTCCCGATCTTTCCTATAACTTCTATATCGCTCCAGCGGAAAATTGGTATTTACGGATTATTCCCAGATTAGCCGAGAGGGCGGGACTTGAATTGGGAACGGGTCTTCATGTTAATACCATTGACCCCAGCCAGGCGGCGGAAGACTTAAAAAACATCAAAGATCTAATTTAGGCCGACTTTTGTTGAATTCCCAGGAGCCACAAGACTGCCTCTTTTTTATAGCGTCTGTCTCCTCGGGAATTAATTCTGATGGCTGGAAGTTTACCTCTTTTGCCCCAGCGCTTAATCGTTAAAGGAGAAACGCGTAAGATTTTGGCGACTTCTCGGACAGTTAGAAGATCGGGCCATTCTTCACCAAGTGCCATATAATAGATACCTCCGCGAGTTAATGTATCACAAGGTATAGAGGTGTGTCAATACCTATTTTACTTCAACTCAACGGTAGCACCGGCGGTTTCTAGCTTTTTCTTCGCTTCTTCAGCTGTCGCTTTATTGACGGCGGTCAGGACGTCTTTGGGAGCGGCCTCGACTAAATCTTTAGCCTCTTTAAGACCCAAAGCCTGATTAATCTCACGAACGACCTTAATCACGCCGATTTTGTTGGCGCCCGCAGTGGCTAAAACGACATTGAAAACCGTTTGTCCTTCGTCCTTTGCCTCGCCAGAAGCCGCGTCAGACGCGGCGGAGGCGGGAGCTGCGGGAGCCGCGGTAACTGCCGCCACCCCGAATTTTTCTTCTAAAGCCTTAACCAAATCGTTAAGCTCTAAAACCGACAATTTTTCGATTTCTTCTAAAATTTTATTAACCTTTTCTTCAGCCATGATTTTCACCTCCTTTACCTGCCGCGATCGAAGTCGAAGCGGCTTTTAAAACTAAAGTTAATTTATTGATATTCCAATGCAGTGCATAACGAAGACCATAAAGGGGCGATTTAAGTCTGGCAACCAAAGTCGCTCTTAAGATCTCGCGAGAGGGGAGAGCAGCGATTTTAAGAATCTCGTCGCTTTTTAAAATTTTCTCGCCCAAAATCCCGATTTTAATTTGCGGCAAGCCAAAATTTTTCATAAATTTGGCCAAAACCGACAAAGGAGCAATTTCGTCTTCGTAAGAAAAAAGGGAAGCGGTTGGACCTTCAAAACTTGAAAATTCCAATTTTTCGCCCAATTCCTTCTTTATGGCCAATTTTAAAAGCCGATTTTTTGTCACTAAAAATTCCGCACCGCTTTCCCGCATCGCCCGTTTCATTTCTTCAAGCTGTCGATGGGTTAAGCCACGGTAGTCAGTTAAAACAAGAGACTTTGCTCTCTCTAGTTTGTCTTTTAATTCGCTGACGGCTTGGATCTTCTGATTTTTATTCATCCTTTGTTTTTCTTAAATAAAAAAAAGCACTCTCACCGAGTGCTTAAGTTACTAATAACCAAATTACTAATAACTAATTTCTCCTCGGTAGGTCTTATGGATGCCTACTGTCTTAGGACAGGTCATTTATAACAAAAAACCAACAAGATGTCAAGTAAAAATTTTAAGCAAAGTTGACCTTAACGGCCGGGCTCATGGTGGTTTTAAGATAGGCCGTTTTTATCTTAAGCGAACCGATGGTTGCAATTAAGGCTTTAAAATTATCTTCCAAATCTTTGTCGGAAAAACTTGTCTTGCCGATGACCAGATGAATAATAGGGGCTTCGGTTTCGGTTTTAAATTGAATTTGACCGCTGGAAAGACTTTTGGCCAGTTTTTCCGGGTCCTGACTGATGGTGCCGCTTTTCGGATTCGGCATAAGACCCTTAGGGCCTAAGATTTTTGCCACCTTGGCTAACTTGGCCATCATGGTCGGGCTGGAAACTAAAATATCAAAATTGATTTTGCCTTTTTCAATTTCCGCCA
Proteins encoded in this window:
- a CDS encoding UvrB/UvrC motif-containing protein, encoding MVWAIFLHFYQPPNQRPEILQKIIDESYRPLINGFLKNPQARLTININACLTELLALNGANDVIDGLRHLAENKQLELTGSGKYHPFLPILPESEIERQIKLNDETNRKYFGPVWKPKGFFPPEMGYDRKVAEVVSSLGFNWIMLDEIAGQEKIKTEDFKKIYQIKDLPLRVIFRERRASNLIMGAQVWTIESTYEALKPELLKERYLLTAMDGETFGHHRPGLENLLFNLFASDKFEFVTVSEAREKFKDKGEQFDPVPCSWASSQEEIDKNEPFYLYYRQKNRIHVLLKQLLDLAIKVAGEARGEERIMLDRAESCNAFWWANPDAWWSIEEIEVGAFNLKNVVEKTPSADASKKEEAIRLYQDIMAQAFSWQREGVVHKLHAEKQAWIKIPFKKRAKPGEYEAIIEILKKEMAKAISRQEFEQAIRWRDSLYKLEHGLDIYNLIHVVDQLRAEGRLGEYAKLAEKYKKKYQKIAPGQPE
- a CDS encoding phosphotransferase, which codes for MLDFSKLGFTKIKDLKAGSVFLVKNEKGELFALKQNPAAERIVKFSKRVHQDGGALADIVPQFWAKDGWFWLEFLPWPLAGDTVKTHGLSQEALNLINPEKLARAESQLQKMTFKEEGMETRSADFYLGNIIETKEALDQEFGRGFFDKVLNFLLAQKEIIDKYSLFLANGDPHPQNIMYKEQNFVLIDWDLLHFNNPAWDLTDFYLWGWRRSNWGDRLLKEYKKSISMPISDFETIFGFDLVYLASQLVKHALLIKAPVEFMEAQKKILLEKITFSLP
- a CDS encoding glycogen synthase, coding for MKVLYCASEVAPLIKVGGLGDVAGSLPKALAKLGVEIKIMVPRYEDVKIPGSQEIKVANLVVSFAGQAEQVFVWQINLPKTTIPVLLLENNQYLSKDGHQAFTGTVSEVTRFAFFSRAIAEYVKLQMGETNNRFNLLHLNDWHTSLVPLLLSGSCPPPTDHLPSLLTIHNLSYQGIARVDLLQKLDLQADACEFLKWDAQNSDIDLLMEGINHADYVNTVSPTYAQEILTPEFGWGIEGVLQKKTSKLSGILNGIDTEVWDPSRDQLINKQYDQSNYQMARIGNKKALQKELGLWVDERIPVLAFVGRLEPRQKGLDILYQALEKLLERENLHFILLGTGDQSWQKKFQALAANSGNKMVMVDRFDERLAHEIYAGTDLILVPSKFEPCGLPQMIAMRYGGLPIVRKTGGLADSVLDKQTGFVFEEYSASALLTTIRRALLTYFKPKEWEQMVTSAMNQDFSWDKSAKSYLELYHKVAAANK
- a CDS encoding MerR family transcriptional regulator, with the translated sequence MALGEEWPDLLTVREVAKILRVSPLTIKRWGKRGKLPAIRINSRGDRRYKKEAVLWLLGIQQKSA
- the rplL gene encoding 50S ribosomal protein L7/L12, which encodes MAEEKVNKILEEIEKLSVLELNDLVKALEEKFGVAAVTAAPAAPASAASDAASGEAKDEGQTVFNVVLATAGANKIGVIKVVREINQALGLKEAKDLVEAAPKDVLTAVNKATAEEAKKKLETAGATVELK
- the rplJ gene encoding 50S ribosomal protein L10 — translated: MNKNQKIQAVSELKDKLERAKSLVLTDYRGLTHRQLEEMKRAMRESGAEFLVTKNRLLKLAIKKELGEKLEFSSFEGPTASLFSYEDEIAPLSVLAKFMKNFGLPQIKIGILGEKILKSDEILKIAALPSREILRATLVARLKSPLYGLRYALHWNINKLTLVLKAASTSIAAGKGGENHG